The genomic region CACCACACTCCTATCGGAAACCTCAGGAATGCGGGCATCAACCGTGTCAGACGCAGTGAAGAGGCTCACCGCTAGCGGTCTAGTGAAACACGCCCCGTATTCATCGATTGCGCTCACCCCCAAAGGCCGCAAGATCGCGATCGCCATGGTCCGCCGCCACCGGATTATCGAAACGTTCCTGGTATCCCACATGGGCTACCGGTGGGACGAAGTTGACGACGAGGCAGAGCATTTAGAGCACGCCGCATCCGATAAGCTCATTGACCGCATGGAAGAGATGCTGGACTACCCCACGCGGGACCCCCACGGTGATCCAATTCCAGATCGGGACGGCAATATTGCGCAGTTGGATGCGAAACCGTTGACCGAAGCCCCGAAAGATGTGGAGCTGAAAGTGGAGCGGATCAGTGACTCAGATCCGAAGTTCCTGCGGTTCCTCAAAGAGAACGACATCCACATTGGATCAACCTTCCAGTCGATTCCAGCGGGTGAGTTCTCAGAAAACGTTCTTATCCGACTACCGAAAACACAAAACCCGATTCCAGTTGGTAAATCAAGTGCACAGCTCATCTGGGTTTCACACAGTTAAACTCGCCCCTCTCCCAGTCGGCGAGTCTAAGAGCGCGCATACACCCCATTACCACCGCGGCACTGCCCAGCCAACACCAAAGCCGCTAGTGCAGGCAGTACTTCTTGCATAGATAAACCAGCTTCACAAGCAACATTATCGGCAGATGCCCATCCGCGGCGCGGCAGAGCATCCCACACTCGCTGCTGGGCATCAGATAAGTTTGTTGGCGAGCTCTGCTTACTCTCCCCCGCCGCCTTAGCTGGCAAAGTCAACTCCAACTGCGTCCCAATCGGATCCACCAGCTCACAGATTTGCTGAGCACTCGCCACCAGGGATGCGCCGTCGCGGATCGCCTCGTGACAACCCGCAGACTGACTCGAAAACACAGAGCCCGGTACTGCGCCCACAGCCCGGCCCAGTTCTAGAGCCCGGTTCAACGTAGCCAACGCACCCGACCGGTACCCTGCCTCAACCACGATAGTGGCTGAGCAGTAGGCAGCAATCAACCTGTTTCTTGCTAAAAACCGCCAGCGAGCCGGACGCGAAAACGGGCTGCCCTCTGAAATGATCGCTCCCGTTTCCATGATTGAATAAAACAGTTCCTCATTAGAACGCGGGTAAAGATTACACACCCCACCGGCCATGACCGCTACCGTGTGCCCACCTCGCACCGCACCGGCGTGGGCCGCAGTATCTATGCCCAGCGCACCTCCCGAAACCACGGTCTTACCCGCGCGGGTGAGTTCCCACGCGAAATCCCGCGCTAACTCACGCCCGTAATGCGTGCAGGCACGCGCACCCACCAGCGCCACTCGCATCTGCTGCTTCAATTCCCCACGGATCCACAGGGCATGTGGCGCAGCATTACCCAAATCGTTGAACTCCACCGGCCAATTTGGGTGCCCCCGATAGATTACACTGCCACCAACCCGGTCGATTGCTTCCAAGTCCCGCTCTACGTTCAACTTCTCTAACCGCGGTAGCCACCGGGCTAGAGCTCGCACCCACGGCCGTTCCTGACCTGACTCGTCACAGATCAGCGTGCTGGGAAGCGAATCCGCTGCAGGTTTACTCAGTACCCATTCCAGTGCCTGCGCCGCTCCGAGCGCATCTACCAGTATTCCGGCGGACTCATCACCGGGCTCCACGAGTGCGCTCCACGCACACGCCACCTGCTTCGGATCCGCGTAATCAATACTCACGATTCTTCCCCATTTCGATAGTTCAACGCCGCATAAACATCTTCCAAACGCACATCTCTGCCAGCCACGTCCGCGTGAGTGAGCGCTAACCGCAACACCCGATCCGCGCCGCGCAAAGAAATCCGTCCGCGGCTGAGTGCCGTTTCGATTGGATCGATCACCCCAAAGTCTGAACAAACCTGGCGCACCACGCTAGAACTCGCGTGCGCATTCATAGACCACGGGTAGGTGCGCCACCTATGAGCACTGCGCTCACGAGCTGCCACCACCATTTCGCGCGCCCGCGCGCTCGACCACACGGGAGGTTCGGACAAAGCCGCGGCGGACGGGGCAGTCACATTAATCTGAATATCCACTCGGTCCATCAAAGGTCCAGACAGCCGCGCCGCATACCGACGCAACTGTATCGACGAGCATTTGCAGGCCCGCCGGCGGGAGTTTCGAAATCCACACGGACACGGATTCGTGGCCATCACCAGTTGAAACCGTGCTGGGAAGCGAACAATCTCGCGCGCCCGGTGAATCGTCACCACCCCGCTTTCCAGAGGTTGACGTAACGCGTCCAACACTCGCACCGGGAACTCAGCGGCCTCATCTAAGAAAAGGACTCCGCCGTGAGCCAACGAAACCGCGCCCGGCATGGGCATTCCCGCCCCTCCACCAATTAGTGCCACCATGGTGGCGCTATGGTGCGGACTTTGAATCGGGGGCCTTACAATCAACCCGTTTGCGGCGGAGAACTTACCGGCAATCGAGTGAACCGCCGTGACTTCCACCGAATCCTCAGCCGACAAATCCGGCAAAAACGTTGGGAGCCGCCGGGCAATCATGGTTTTCCCAGCTCCCGGTTCCCCATTCATCACCAGATGATGCCCACCGGATGCCGCTAGGATCATGCCCCGAACCGCATAGTTCTGCCCCCGAACCTCACTTAAATCCAAATTCTCATCTTCGGTATCCGCAGGGTTTTCACTCACTGATTCTTGAGGCACTACCGGTAGCCCCGCGGGAAGGGTGCCCCCAAAATCAGATACTAAATCGCGCAAATGCGAATATGCCCGCACTCGGATTCCCGGTACCAGTGAAGCTTCGTCAAGCGACTCACGCGCCACCACGAGCGTGGTGTAACCAGCTTTTCTAGATGCCAGAGCGGCAATCAAGACGGCACGCGCAGGGCGCAGTGAACCATCTAAACCAAGTTCAGCAACAAACACACAGTTTTCGATGGCTGCTGCCTTCACCCGCCCCCGGGCCGCCAGCATTCCCACCGCGATCGCTAAATCAAACGCGGCTCCCGCCTTAGGCAGTGACGCTGGGGAGAGGTTAACAGTAATCCGCTTCTGCACCCACGCCAGGCCGCACGACTGCACTGCCGCCCGCACCCGATCGCGCGCTTCTTTAATGGAAGTGTCGGGTAGCCCCACCAAGTGAAAGCCAGGCACACCACTCGCCAAATGGGTTTCTACCGTGACGATATGGCCCTGGGTGCCGCAAAACGCGCAACCGTGAGTTTTAACGAGAATCGCGGGGGAACTCATACGATCCCCCGGTGCAGTTGCAGGTCCGCGTGGCTGCCACGCACGGACACGGTCAGTAGGTCTACCCGGTAACCGCGGTTCACGCCGCGTTCACACCGCCACTGGTGCGCACCGCGATGGAGCCGATTTAGTTTCGCTTCCGTTACGGATTCCAACGCCGTGCCGCAGCTGGAACCGCGCCGCGTGCGCACCTCAACCACCACCAGTTGCGTGCCGTCATCCGCCACGATATCCAGTTCACAGTGCTTACGTTTGTAGTTGCGCTCTAAAATGCGCCAGCCCAATGTATCACGCAAATAGTTAGCTGCCGCGTCCTCTCCGGCTCGACCTAAAGCATAACGGGTTCGTTTCATACCCCCACTATGTCGCAGGGCCGATGGCTGCGGCCCACAGGACCGAGGTGGTTGTGGACAAGCGCTTAGCGGGCCGCGCTGTGGAAACTAATTATCCACCGAGTTAGCTATTCACAGGTATGCAAATGATCCATCAGTGTAGACAGGCAAACACAGTACAGTGCGCAGTGTAAAGGTTACTCGAAGCCGCATCCGGCCAGTGAGCGGCAAACAAAAGTTAGGGGATATCAAGCTCAGATTTAGCCAGTTCCTCAACGTTAATATCTTTAAACGTCATCACCCGCACAGACTTCACAAACCGAGATGAACGGTAAATATCCCACACCCACGCGTCCCGCATCCGCAACTCAAAAAACACGTCCTGGCCCACCGGGTGGATCTGCACATCCACTTCGTTACACAAGTAAAATCGACGTTCGGTCTCCACCACGTATTTGAACAACTTAACGACGTCGCGGTACTCGCGGAACAGTTCAAGCTCACGCGCGTTCTCGTACGATTCAATATCACCGTTCACTGCAAACTCCTCTACACTATCTACGCATCTGTGTATACGCCCTGCACATTTTTACGCCAGCCCATCGACACATTTACGCGCCCTACGCTACCCAAGCTTCCACGACAACCGGTGCAACGGAGACGGCCCAAAGCTCGCCACCGCGCCGCGATGCGCAGAAGAACCATACCCTTTATTCGAAGCCCAACTGTACCCCGGATCCGGCAGCGCTTCCATCAGGTGATCGCGGGCCACCTTCGCCACAATCGACGCTGCAGCCACCACCGTACACTCCTGATCCGCCTTAATCCGCGTAACCACCCGTGGATCACCCACGCGAGCAAAACGGCACGGCAAATCCTCGTCCGCAAACAGGTCCGCGCGAGGCGTCAACCAATCAACCGAACCGTCCAACAGCACGGTAGACACCGCGGGTACGGCTCGCACGATAACCTCCAATGCCCGCAAACCAGCTAACTGCAACGCCCCCGAAATCCCGACGGCATCCACCTCAGCTGCCGAAGCAAACCCCACTGCGCACGGCCGCGACCACTGCGCCGCAGCAGCAAAAACTTCCGCGCGGCGCCGCGGCGACAACAGCTTAGAATCCGCCAAACCGGTCGGTGGAACCCCCGTACCGGCGGTTGCCGCGCCCACCGCAACTGGCCCGGCAATCGAGCCGCGCCCAACCTCATCCATCCCCACCACAACCGCACCGGGCTGCATTAAGGAACGTTCAAAATCCGGGGTTGCAAACCTCATTTCCGCTTCGCATTCGGCACACCAGTGAACACCTCATTGTGATTTGGATCAGACCAATGCGAAACCGGCCACGCAACAAACTTCGCGCGGCCCACCACGTCATTCACATTCACAAACGGCATCTTCCCATCCTGAAGGTGAACCCGCGAATCCGCAGAATAGTTGCGGTTATCCCCCATCACCCACAAGTGGTTATCAGGCACCGTGACGTCAAATGGTAACAGTCGATTATCCGCCCCCGGCGCCAAATACGGTTCCGCAACCGATTTCCCATTGACCTCAAGCTGCCCCCGCGCATTACAGCACTTAACCCGGTCACCGGGCAGACCAATCAATCGCTTCACCAGATGTTGAGTTCCCCCAGCTGGCCGCAACCCCACAAACACTAATGCGTCATTGATGTACTTCGCCGCCCCCTGCTTCTTCTGAGCCGGTGGCAACCACCCCTGCGTATCCGAAAACACAATCACGTCCCCGCGTTCAAGATCAAACACCGCTGGGGTTAGCCGGGAAGTAACCACGTTATCCCCCACCTGCAGGGTATCTTCCATAGAAGAAGAGGGAATCCAAAACGCCTGCATTATGAACGCGCGGATCAACGCGGAAAGCACCAGAGCCACCACAATCACCATGGTGTACTCCCCCAGGGTCCGCCAGCCACTGCGCTTAGCGCGCCCCTTGCGCCTATCCACCCGGGTTTCTCCTTGCGCGTTCCCTGTGGCTACCATACTCTTCCTCTCAAACCACCCACATGTTAGCGCTCCGCGCTTACGCGCTGACACGCCTCGGGCCTCAAACGATTTCGGATACGCTAAAGGCCTCAAGCGCATGCTCTTCCACAAGTGAAGAAACACGATCGCCTGAGGCCATTAGTACACTAAACTAGCGCTTCTCGCGAATACGCGCGGCCTTACCGTGCCGATCCCGCAAGTAGTACAGTTTCGCGCGGCGCACGCGCCCACGACGCGTCACCTCAATCGAATCAACCGTAGGTGTGTGCACGGGGAACGTCCGCTCCACCCCCACGCCGAACGACACTTTCCGCACGGTGAAGGTCTCGCGCACGCCCTCGCCCTGACGGCGAATAACCAGGCCTTCGAACACCTGAATACGGGTGCGGTTACCTTCGGTAACCCGCACGTTAACGCGCACGGAATCCCCCGCTTGGAACTGCGGAATGTTGTCCCGCAAGGAAGCTGCGTCTACAGCATCTAGACGTTGCATGTTACTCCCAGACGATTCATGCCACAGGTCATTAACCGTCACTCGCACAGTTTAACTGTGTTAAGTACTGTTCTGAGGTTAAGTCATCGGTATTGGTATCCCCCTGTGGCAGGTTGTACCACCGGACCTAACTGCACCATTGTGCCACAAACACCCATCAAGGACGAAGACCTAGCCGGGTGAGGTAACAAATCTCACGCCAAAGTTCGGGCGTACACCACGTCCTGGTTCTCCACGCCCCCAACTAGGAACACGCGTTTACCTATTTTTCGCCACCCGTGGCGCTTGTAAAACTTCTGCGCCCGCCGATTCCTCACGTGGGTTCCCAGCAGTATGCGAGGTCGGCCTGCGTCCACCGGCGCCTGTTCCACGGCGGTTTCCAGCAGTGCCCCCATTATCCCGGTACCGCGCATGTCCTGGCGGGCGTAGCACTTCGACAAGTACAGCGAAGCATCCGCCCATAGTTCCGCTGGAACATCCGGCGGGGGCGCCTGTGTCGAGACGATTTCAATCATCGTGTATGCCACGAGCTCACCGCGCCACCGGGCCACCATTACCCGGCGCTGCGGATCCTGAATCCACCCGCGCACCGCGTCCTCACTCAAATACTCCCGAATATGCCGCTGGCGTGCTTGCGCAGTAACTTCGGGCGGGCACGCATCCGGGAACGTCTGTGCTGCCAGCTGCGCTAACTGCGGCGCATCATCGAGCTGCGCAGGGGCGAAGGCCACCCGTTCGAACCGCGACCCCGCGCTCCGCATCCACCCGCACGCAGCTAAAACCTCTAGATCATGCACGTTCAGATCCTCTTGCGGAATCTGGTTCAGCAAATCTGGTCGCCGCCGCGCGGTTTTCATCAAGGATTTCCGCCGCCGCCACTGCGCAACCCGCCCGTGGTCCCCACTTTTCAGCACCTCGGGCACCGCGTGGTCGCGCCACTTCTCGGGGCGCGTATACGCGGGGTACTCGAGCAGATTATCTTCGAAAGATTCTTCTTTTAGCGACTCAGGGTTGCCCATAAATCCCTCTCGCAGCCGCGCCACCGCCTCCACCAGAGCCAGCGCCGCCACTTCTCCTCCGTTGAGCACGAAGTCGCCGATGGAGTATTCGAATACCTCCACATTTGTGCAGTTACGATAGTGCTGCGATACGCGCGCGTCTATTCCTTCGTAGCGTCCGCAAGCCACAATAATCTGCCCTACCCCCGCCAGGTCCCGCACGTGTTGTTGAGTAAGAGGAACCCCGGACGGCGTTGGGATTGCCAGCACTCGCCTGGCATCCGATTCGTCTAAAACCGCATCAATTGCGCGTCCCCACACGTTTGGTTTCATAACCATCCCAGCACCCCCACCATAGGGCGCGTCGTCCACACTTCGGTGCCGGTCATGGGTCCACTCCCGCAGGTCGTGCACGCGGATTCTAAGCTGGTTTGTGTCCACTGCTTTGCCCATCAGCGACAGTTCCAGCACATTAAAAAAACTGGGGAAGATTGAAATTAAATCAAATTGCATGAGGCCCTAGCTCACTCAAAGTCGTCATCGAACAGGCCACCCGGCGGGGTGACTCGCACGCGCCCACCGGGCACGTCCACAACCGGCACAATCGCTTCAACAAACGGGACAAGCACGTCACCGCGTTCCGTGCTCACCACGAGGAGGTCTTGAGCCTCGCCAAGTTGCAGATCTTTAACCACCCCCAGTTCCCGCTCCTGACTATCGCATACCGTTAGGCCGCGCAGCTCGTGCGGGTACCAGGCGTTTACTTCCGGCTCAATCTCTTCGGTGTCCACCACCAGGTGGACGCCACGTAAAGATTCAGCCGTGGTGCGGTCCCTCACGCCCTCAAACCGGACCGCTAAACGGCCTTTGTGTACGCGCACCGTCTGCACAGTCAACGGCCCCACCGCAGCTGGTTCGGTGCGCAGCTGTGCCCCCGGGTAAATCCGCTTCTCCACCACGTCTGAACGCGTATCTACCAGCACTTCACCTTTCAATGCGTGTGCTGGACCAACAATCCCAACAGTTACATCCATACTGAAATCCTACTGAAGAATATAAACCGGAGGCGGCGTGGACTCCACGCCGCCTCCGAACGCTGTGCAACTATTAGTCGCGATCCGTGTCAATCACATCGACCCGCACCGGGCCGCGTGTTGACAGTGCGGACATTACTGCGCGCATCGCCCGCGCAGTCCGGCCCGAACGGCCAATAACGCGTCCCAGATCATCGGGATTCACCCGAACCTCAAGCAGACGCCCACGACGCATCGAACGCGACGTTACCTCCACATCGTCTGGATGATCCACGATACCGCTAACAATATGTTCCAGAGCATCCGCGAGCATTAGGCTTCCTCAGACTCCTCAGCGGATTCCTCCGCTTCCTCAGCCTTAGCGGCCTCTTCTTCTGCCTTCTTAGCTTCCGCAGCTTCTGCCTCTGCCTTAGCTTTCGCCTCAGCCACAGCAGCCTTGCGTTTAATCGCGTCATCTTCGGCAGCCTGAATAGCTTTTGCCGCAGCTTCCTCATCCGCTGACGCGTACTTGACGTAAGACTTCGGGTTCTCAACCCCCTTGAACGCCGCCCAGTCACCAGTCAACCACAGGAGCTTACGCACCTGGTTTGACGGCTGCGCGCCAACTCCCAGCCAGTACTGCGCCCGATCACCTTTAATGTTGATTGTGGACGGTTGGCGGGTAGGATCGTACGTGCCGATCTCTTCAATTACACGGCCGTCACGCTTCTTGCGTGAATCGACAACAATTACCCGGTAGAACGGAGCATGGACCTTCCCCATGCGCTTCAAACGAATACGAACTGCCACTGGTGTGGTCACTCCTTCGGAATCGAATATTGGATTTACCTAGCTGACGGGGATCACATCGAGCGAGGTGAATCCCAGGACGCGGGGCCCGTCGTCAGAGAGGGGTCCGACGGCTCCGAGTACAACACTCCATTGTGCCAGA from Gleimia hominis harbors:
- a CDS encoding metal-dependent transcriptional regulator → MSNAKLSHSAEDYLKIIWKLKEWSDQPVSTTLLSETSGMRASTVSDAVKRLTASGLVKHAPYSSIALTPKGRKIAIAMVRRHRIIETFLVSHMGYRWDEVDDEAEHLEHAASDKLIDRMEEMLDYPTRDPHGDPIPDRDGNIAQLDAKPLTEAPKDVELKVERISDSDPKFLRFLKENDIHIGSTFQSIPAGEFSENVLIRLPKTQNPIPVGKSSAQLIWVSHS
- the dprA gene encoding DNA-processing protein DprA, which translates into the protein MSIDYADPKQVACAWSALVEPGDESAGILVDALGAAQALEWVLSKPAADSLPSTLICDESGQERPWVRALARWLPRLEKLNVERDLEAIDRVGGSVIYRGHPNWPVEFNDLGNAAPHALWIRGELKQQMRVALVGARACTHYGRELARDFAWELTRAGKTVVSGGALGIDTAAHAGAVRGGHTVAVMAGGVCNLYPRSNEELFYSIMETGAIISEGSPFSRPARWRFLARNRLIAAYCSATIVVEAGYRSGALATLNRALELGRAVGAVPGSVFSSQSAGCHEAIRDGASLVASAQQICELVDPIGTQLELTLPAKAAGESKQSSPTNLSDAQQRVWDALPRRGWASADNVACEAGLSMQEVLPALAALVLAGQCRGGNGVYARS
- a CDS encoding YifB family Mg chelatase-like AAA ATPase, with protein sequence MSSPAILVKTHGCAFCGTQGHIVTVETHLASGVPGFHLVGLPDTSIKEARDRVRAAVQSCGLAWVQKRITVNLSPASLPKAGAAFDLAIAVGMLAARGRVKAAAIENCVFVAELGLDGSLRPARAVLIAALASRKAGYTTLVVARESLDEASLVPGIRVRAYSHLRDLVSDFGGTLPAGLPVVPQESVSENPADTEDENLDLSEVRGQNYAVRGMILAASGGHHLVMNGEPGAGKTMIARRLPTFLPDLSAEDSVEVTAVHSIAGKFSAANGLIVRPPIQSPHHSATMVALIGGGAGMPMPGAVSLAHGGVLFLDEAAEFPVRVLDALRQPLESGVVTIHRAREIVRFPARFQLVMATNPCPCGFRNSRRRACKCSSIQLRRYAARLSGPLMDRVDIQINVTAPSAAALSEPPVWSSARAREMVVAARERSAHRWRTYPWSMNAHASSSVVRQVCSDFGVIDPIETALSRGRISLRGADRVLRLALTHADVAGRDVRLEDVYAALNYRNGEES
- a CDS encoding YraN family protein, giving the protein MKRTRYALGRAGEDAAANYLRDTLGWRILERNYKRKHCELDIVADDGTQLVVVEVRTRRGSSCGTALESVTEAKLNRLHRGAHQWRCERGVNRGYRVDLLTVSVRGSHADLQLHRGIV
- a CDS encoding DUF2469 domain-containing protein, whose amino-acid sequence is MNGDIESYENARELELFREYRDVVKLFKYVVETERRFYLCNEVDVQIHPVGQDVFFELRMRDAWVWDIYRSSRFVKSVRVMTFKDINVEELAKSELDIP
- a CDS encoding ribonuclease HII, translating into MRFATPDFERSLMQPGAVVVGMDEVGRGSIAGPVAVGAATAGTGVPPTGLADSKLLSPRRRAEVFAAAAQWSRPCAVGFASAAEVDAVGISGALQLAGLRALEVIVRAVPAVSTVLLDGSVDWLTPRADLFADEDLPCRFARVGDPRVVTRIKADQECTVVAAASIVAKVARDHLMEALPDPGYSWASNKGYGSSAHRGAVASFGPSPLHRLSWKLG
- the lepB gene encoding signal peptidase I, giving the protein MVATGNAQGETRVDRRKGRAKRSGWRTLGEYTMVIVVALVLSALIRAFIMQAFWIPSSSMEDTLQVGDNVVTSRLTPAVFDLERGDVIVFSDTQGWLPPAQKKQGAAKYINDALVFVGLRPAGGTQHLVKRLIGLPGDRVKCCNARGQLEVNGKSVAEPYLAPGADNRLLPFDVTVPDNHLWVMGDNRNYSADSRVHLQDGKMPFVNVNDVVGRAKFVAWPVSHWSDPNHNEVFTGVPNAKRK
- the rplS gene encoding 50S ribosomal protein L19; its protein translation is MQRLDAVDAASLRDNIPQFQAGDSVRVNVRVTEGNRTRIQVFEGLVIRRQGEGVRETFTVRKVSFGVGVERTFPVHTPTVDSIEVTRRGRVRRAKLYYLRDRHGKAARIREKR
- the trmD gene encoding tRNA (guanosine(37)-N1)-methyltransferase TrmD, whose product is MQFDLISIFPSFFNVLELSLMGKAVDTNQLRIRVHDLREWTHDRHRSVDDAPYGGGAGMVMKPNVWGRAIDAVLDESDARRVLAIPTPSGVPLTQQHVRDLAGVGQIIVACGRYEGIDARVSQHYRNCTNVEVFEYSIGDFVLNGGEVAALALVEAVARLREGFMGNPESLKEESFEDNLLEYPAYTRPEKWRDHAVPEVLKSGDHGRVAQWRRRKSLMKTARRRPDLLNQIPQEDLNVHDLEVLAACGWMRSAGSRFERVAFAPAQLDDAPQLAQLAAQTFPDACPPEVTAQARQRHIREYLSEDAVRGWIQDPQRRVMVARWRGELVAYTMIEIVSTQAPPPDVPAELWADASLYLSKCYARQDMRGTGIMGALLETAVEQAPVDAGRPRILLGTHVRNRRAQKFYKRHGWRKIGKRVFLVGGVENQDVVYARTLA
- the rimM gene encoding ribosome maturation factor RimM (Essential for efficient processing of 16S rRNA), which encodes MDVTVGIVGPAHALKGEVLVDTRSDVVEKRIYPGAQLRTEPAAVGPLTVQTVRVHKGRLAVRFEGVRDRTTAESLRGVHLVVDTEEIEPEVNAWYPHELRGLTVCDSQERELGVVKDLQLGEAQDLLVVSTERGDVLVPFVEAIVPVVDVPGGRVRVTPPGGLFDDDFE
- a CDS encoding RNA-binding protein, giving the protein MLADALEHIVSGIVDHPDDVEVTSRSMRRGRLLEVRVNPDDLGRVIGRSGRTARAMRAVMSALSTRGPVRVDVIDTDRD
- the rpsP gene encoding 30S ribosomal protein S16; this encodes MAVRIRLKRMGKVHAPFYRVIVVDSRKKRDGRVIEEIGTYDPTRQPSTINIKGDRAQYWLGVGAQPSNQVRKLLWLTGDWAAFKGVENPKSYVKYASADEEAAAKAIQAAEDDAIKRKAAVAEAKAKAEAEAAEAKKAEEEAAKAEEAEESAEESEEA